The Aphelocoma coerulescens isolate FSJ_1873_10779 chromosome 2, UR_Acoe_1.0, whole genome shotgun sequence genome contains a region encoding:
- the RIPK1 gene encoding receptor-interacting serine/threonine-protein kinase 1 isoform X2, which translates to MSLVKIADLGVASFKSWSRLTQEETLRQKQIKSTCQNNAGTLFYMAPEHLRCVNAKPVEKSDVYSFGIVIWAIFANKEPYENGINEAQICFGIINGNRPDLKEITDKCPVEIIDLMKQCWDEESEKRPTFAEISEIYKPFYYENLGKNIEEDLKNLKKMWPESNELLNRMESLQIDAVPEDTSTGQVDQPNSLHSSQGPMTSQVNEALFAASPENQPVESCETSFGPADNLEKKLQHEYNYHAFGSRMDKAVPSVAYSPEMIEEERRRRVSCDPFAKPPPTSQRSELYPRAAKPASNTNPYFWANMDPNFWSRAAATTPKRGNVDVFYGPYPNSLPTGNPEDAYGLGSASNFSLSKPPVPESGQNLQSQTNVNWYSKNSDTDTGNRDSTSFTRGTFAYYPSASRVSPVPYTEDSIKYNISNSSGIQIGSYNHMKIDEHNQHVSTCPVAMEEIYTQYEARGIFDNTTALTQKHLNLVRENLAKQWKHCARKLGFGDPEIDEIDHDYERDGLKEKVYQMLLKWVMREGSKGATVGKLAKALFGCQRLDLLTSLMQIQEE; encoded by the exons ATGTCTCTGGTCAAG ATTGCAGATCTCGGTGTTGCCTCCTTTaagagctggagcaggctgACCCAAGAAGAAACTCTCCGGCAGAAGCAAATCAAAAGCACTTGCCAGAACAATGCTGGGACTCTTTTCTATATGGCCCCGGAGCATTTACGCTGTGTTAACGCAAAACCAGTGGAGAAATCAGATGTTTACAGCTTTGGCATTGTGATCTGGGCAATTTTTGCTAACAAAGAGCCATACGAAA atggtATAAATGAAGCCCAGATTTGCTTTGGCATCATAAATGGAAACAGACCAGACTTAAAGGAGATCACTGATAAATGTCCAGTGGAAATTATTGACTTAATGAAGCAATGCTGGGATGAAGAGTCAGAGAAACGCCCAACCTTTGCAG AAATCAGTGAAATATACAAGCCATTTTACTATGAAAATCTAGGAAAAAATATTGAAGAAGACCTGAAGAATTTAAAA AAAATGTGGCCTGAGTCAAATGAACTTCTGAATAGGATGGAATCCCTTCAAATAGATGCTGTACCAGAAGATACCAGCACTGGTCAAGTAG ATCAGCCTAATTCTCTACATAGCTCTCAAGGTCCCATGACCAGTCAGGTTAATGAAGCCCTGTTTGCTGCTTCCCCTGAGAACCAGCCTGTTGAGAGCTGTGAGACCTCATTTGGACCTGCTgataatctggaaaaaaaacttcAGCATGAATACAACTACCACGCATTTGGGAGCCGGATGGATAAAGCAGTTCCATCTGTTGCATACAGCCCTGAAATGATAGAGGAGGAAAGGAGACGGAGAGTTTCCTGCGATCCGTTTGCAAAGCCACCTCCTACTTCTCAACGAAGTGAACTGTATCCAAGAGCTGCAAAACCAGCATCAAACACTAATCCATATTTCTGGGCAAACATGGATCCAAATTTCTGGTCACGGGCAGCTGCAACAAcaccaaaacggggaaatgtaGATGTTTTTTATGGACCATATCCCAACAGTCTTCCAACAGGAAACCCAGAGGATGCCTATGGATTGGGTTCAGCCAGTAACTTTAGCCTAAGTAAACCTCCTGTGCCAGAATCTGGACAAAACCTGCAATCACAGACCAACGTAAATTGGTATTCAAAGAATTCAGACACAGATACAG GTAATAGGGATTCCACTTCTTTCACAAGGGGAACATTTGCATACTATCCTAGTGCATCCAGAGTAAGCCCAG TTCCTTATACAGAAGATTCAATCAAATACAACATAAGTAACAGCTCTGGAATTCAAATTGGATCCTACAATCACATGAAGATTGATGAGCACAATCAGCATGTCAGCACTTGTCCTGTTGCTATGGAAGAAATTTATACACAGTATGAAGCAAGGGGTATATTTG ACAATACTACTGCCCTGACACAAAAACATTTGAATCTAGTGAGAGAAAATCTGGCTAAGCAGTGGAAGCACTGTGCTCGGAAACTGGGCTTTGGTGATCCCGAGATTGATGAAATTGATCATGACTATGAACGAGATGGACTAAAAGAGAAAGTTTACCAAATGCTGCTCAAGTGGGTAATGAGGGAAGGCTCCAAAGGTGCTACAGTTGGAAAACTTGCCAAGGCCCTCTTTGGCTGCCAAAGACTGGATCTCCTTACTAGTTTGATGCAAATCCAAGAAGAATAA